The Acidithiobacillus thiooxidans ATCC 19377 DNA window GCAAGCAACAGGGTCAGAAGACCGAAGCCCATCAGCAGATGCCCAGTGAAAGGCCCGGCCACAGGGCCGGACAGGAGACTTTTAAAACGCAGGATGGCATACAGCGCCACATTCAGCAGCAAAGCGGACAAGGCGGCGGATGCAGAACTGGGTCCTGCCGCATGGGCATCGGGTAACCAACTGTGCAGGGGGGCCAGACCAACCTTGGTTCCAAAGCCCACGAGCACAAAAATAAAGGCAATGGTCAGCACCCCGGAATTGAGCGCGGCAGAATGGGCATGCAATTGTGACCAAAGTAAGGCATCACTACCTGCACCCAGTGCGGGTTCCGCCGCAAAATACAGTAACACCGTTCCCAACAGCGCCATGGCGAGCCCGACGCCACAGAGAACGAAGTATTTCCATGCGGCCTCCAGACCTTGCGGCTTACGCATCAGACTGACCAGCAGCACACTGGACAGGGTCGCCCCTTCCAGAGCCACCCAGAGAATCCCCATATTGTTGGTGAGCACAGCGAGCAACATGGTAAATAGAAAAAGCTGGAACATACTGTGGTACAGCTTTTGTTGCCCTGCGGACAAACCATGATGCTGTACTTCTTTCAAAAAGTAGCTGTGTGAAAACCAGGCAATGGAAAAGCCGACCGTACTGTTGACCAGTGCCAGTAACAGGGAAAAGGCGTCCACCCGGAATTCATCGCCGCCTGCCCGGATGATGCCCTCGGTAGCCACTTGCACGGACATAACCACACAGGCGATCAACACCAGAAAATTAAGCAGCAGAAACAGTCTGGCTCCGCGTCGCCCGCTGCCCAAAAACGCCAGTAAGGGAACTCCGGCACCAGCCAGAACCAGCACCCAGAAGATGATCATTTATCCTCCCGGATATGTTCCAGATAATGCAGATCGAGACTGTCGAAAGTGTCGCGGATCTGAAAGAAAAAGACGCCAATCACCACCAACCCGATCAGGGTATCCAGGGCAATACCCAATTCGACGATCAGCGGCATCCCCAGTGTTGCACTGGTGGCGGCGAAAAACAGGGCGTTATCCATGGCCAGAAAGCCCACGATCTGGGAGATCGCCTTGCGGCGGGTAATCATCATCAGGAACGACAGCAAAAATGCGGCCAGGGCAATCCCTAGCATGCCATGGGTCGCGGCGGGCAAATATCCATCCAGAGGGGCGGCAATGGAAAATGCAAATACCACCAGTAAAATACCCAGCAGTTGCGTACTAGGGACATTGAGTGTCATCTCGACATCACCGCGCACCTGCAGACGACGCAACAGATAATGCAAGACATAGGGCATGAGAATTCCCTTGATGGACAAGGTCAACACCGCCGAAACCCAGAGGATGGGATCACCCGTTAACTGCGCGACGAGGGCCGTACCCACCGCCAGGGTGACACCCTGCCAGGCAAGCAGGCGAATAAGACTCAGCAGCCGTCTTTGCGCAAGCAGGGCGAAACTGAGTACCAACATCCAGGCCGCGAGAATTCTCAACACGGGGCTGATAATCGCGCTATGGGCAAGAATGGAATGCATGATCATGACCCCAGCATGAAGTGACTCAATAAACCGATGACTCCGAAAAGGAAGCCGGTGATGGCGAACTCAGGGACCCGAAAAAGCCGTTTTTTTGCCAGTAAGGTTTCCACCAGCGCCAGAACCACAACCGCAAAAAACAGTTTGACGAGAACCAGTCCTGCAGCAATGACCAGGCTTGTCAGCGACGGTTTTGCAGCAATTCCCCAGGGCAGGAACAGGGCGAAACCAATGGTCATATATAAAAACAGCTTGAGTTGTGCCGCCCATTCGAGCAGTGCCAGGTGCCGTCCTGAATACTCCAGCACCATCGCTTCGTGAATCATGGTCAGTTCGAGGTGCGTTGCCGGATTGTCCATCGGAATTCTGGCGTTTTCCACGAGCAGAACAAAGCCAAATGCGATGGCGGCAAAAACCATGCTGGGATGAATGGAAAATAACTGTATTTGACTCAGATGAACAATCTGCACAAGCGATGTGGATCGGGCCAATAAAGAGGCGGTAAACAGTGCCGCCAGTAAGGCAGGTTCTGCCAATGCGGAAATCAGCATTTCACGATGCGCCCCATAACTGCCAAAAGCTGTTCCCGTATCCATGGCCGCCAGCACCTGAAAAATGCGCGCCACGGCCAGCAGACCCACCAGCGCAATGACATCGGCAGCACTGGCCAGAGGCAAGCCATTGGCAATGATGGGCACGATGGCCACCGCCATGATCTTGGCTCCGAACATGACATAGGGTGCAAACTGAAACAGCCAGGAAGATTGTTCAGGGATCAGGGTTTCCTTGTGGAACAGTCGAAAAAGATCACGATAGGGCTGGAGAATCCCTGCAGAACGCCGATTTTGCAAAAGTGCCCGGACCGTCTGCAGCCAACCCGCCAGAAGTGGAGCCGCCGCGACGACAAAAAGGATCTGGAAGCATTGATCCCGCCAGCTGATCAGACTAGTCATTGAAGCCTCGCCCTCTTGTATTCACCGAAAAAACACCAGAAGGACAATCAGGGTCAGAAACGAATACAGCAGATAAGAGGTGATGCGACCATGCTGTAATCGGCTGATCCCTCCGGCAATCCACAGGGTGACACGACCCCAGGGCAGGTAAAAACCTTTCCAGAAAGGATCAGGAATTTGCACCGGGAGGGTGTTTCTCCCGCCCTGGCGGTTTATGAGCGTGCTTAAGGAAACGCCAAAAATTCTGAGCAGAGGCTGGCTGAAACCGGTCGGACTGTCTTGTGTTTGGGCACTATAATCTGCTGCAAAACCACAGGACCATATGGGGGCACGGCGCAGGGAGCGCCCGAAACGCCACCAAACCAGTACAAAAACGACCGCAATGGACAGTGCGATTCCCAAAAGAAAAACGCCGGGGAGATAACTGGCCCGCTGCGCCGAAATCGGCGTGAGCGCCAGCGCGCTTTGGTGGGCTATTTGGCTGCCATGTAACAACAGAGCCGTTATGTGCGACAAACTGTCTACTACGCGGCCCGGAAACACACCGAGCAGGACGCAGAACAGGGCCAAAAAGGCCATGCTGGCGCGCTCCCAGATCCCGGCCTCCTGTTTGGCGACCGCACTACGCGCCCGCCCCAGAAAAGCGATCCCATAAAATTTGACGATGGCAAAAGCCGCCACAGCAGTAACCAGCACAACACCTGCGGCGGCCAGGGGAAGAATGGCCCGTAGCATTCCTGATGGCAAGCTGGGGGCCAACAGGAAAGCCTGAAGTAACAGCCATTCCGAAGCAAAACCATTCAACGGCGGCAATCCGGCAAGGGCAAAAATGCCAATGAGCACCAGAAAAGCCGTCTGCGGCATGGAACGAATCAGACCACCCAAATGGGACATTTCCAGGGTGCCTGTAGCGTGTAGAACGCTGCCGCTTCCCAGAAAAAGCAAGCTCTTGAAAAAAGCGTGATTCAGCACTTGAAATAAACCCGCTATCAAGGCGAGAGCGGCCAGGGGCCACAGATTTTGCTCGGCAAAAATTCGGGAAAGACCGAGAGCGATCAGGATAAGTCCCATATTTTCCATGGAGGAATAAGCCAGTAGCCGCTTCATGTCGGTTTGCAATGCCGAATACAAAACGGCAAAAAGTGCAGAGCTTAAACCCAGTCCCAGCCAAAGCGGACCCCACCACCCCGCGCCCGCCGGAAGAATTTGCCAGTCAATGCGCAGCAGGCCATAGACCGCAACGGGCAACATGGCCCCACTCATCAGCGCCGAAACCGGCGATGGCGCTGCCGGATGTGCTTCCGGAAGCCAGGCATGCAGTGGCAGAAGCCCCAGTTTTGCGCCAAAACCCAGCAAGGTGAGTCCAAAAACCGCATTGGCGACAATAGGAGAATCGGACAATTGCGCCATGCGCTGAAAATTCCCATTGCTGATCAGATCACCATGACTCAGCAAGGCAAAAGCGACAAAAAGGGCCAGGGCACCGAGATGCGCGATCAGTAAATACAGATAGGCGGCTTGCTGCCGACGCTGGTCCTGGCCTTCGACCAGGATAAGAAATGTTGAACTCAGGGCCATCAGTTCCCAGGCCACAAGGAATGTGTAGGCATTGGCTGCCAGCAATACCCAAACCATGGCCGTCACAAAAACCGGATAAGGCAATAGCACCTGTTTCAGCTTGCTCTGGCTACCATGATGGAAATAACCGATAGCATGCAAGGACGCCGCAAATCCCACGGATCCCAGCACCAACAGAAAAAAACCGGAGAGCGGGTCGAGGGTGAATTGCCAGGCAAGATCGGTGAGTGGCCCCGGGATACTTGCATGGAGCGCAGGGCTTGCCAGCGCATGCATGCCGACCACGATGAGCAGCAGGCAAAATGCAACGGTCAGCAGAAAACCCAGGGAACGTTTCCAGCGGATTGGCAATGCGGGAATTGCCACCAGCACTGTCGGCAATAAAGACAACAGTGACGCATACAGGACCCAAAGCAGACAGTCGCCGGAGTTCACTGCGCCACCACAATCAGAAGCACCGATGCCAACTCATGCAGATTATGCCAGTTGTGAGAAAGACGCGGGTCATAGTAGACGGCATCCCCCTCATCCAGATCAAAGCTGGAACCTTGCTGTTCAAAGCGCGCGCTTCCCTTGATGAGCATGGCGAACTCTTCCCCATCGGCACTACTATAAGGGTGGTCTCCACATTCTCCACCTGCATCCAGCGTGACCAGCAGCGGTTGCATTTTTTTTCGGGAAAATCCTCGTGCCAGTGGTTCAATCGTGGCATGCGACCCTGAACTATAGACCCGACGTCTTTGTCCGGCACGGAGAATGAGCGGGGATGCTTCACTATCCGGTTCATCCAGGAGTGCGGCAATCCTGAGCCCCAAGGCAGTGCAAATTTTCTCAAGCGTTGCAATGGAGGGGGAAACCTGCGCAGCTTCAATCTGGGATAGCGCACTGGAAGAGACCCCGGCCATTTCTCCCAGGGCACGCAGGGAAAGTTGTCGGTCTTCGCGAAGCTGACGCAAACGTTGAGCAAGCTGTTTCATGCCCCGGATTGTCCGTTAAAATGGACGGCGTGTCCATATTAACGTATGAAGCTAAAAACGGCAGTTGCCGTGGGTGCTTTTTGCTCCATTGTTCCTTGCCTGTTGTTCTAGGGCTCATCCTGCTGTCAGGAGAGAACTCGCCCTTCGGGCTCAGACAGCTCTCCTGAAGGGCGCAGGATTTCGCCAAGAACAACAACGGCCCGGAACAAAAGTCGCTGCAAAGCACCCACGGCAACTGCCGTTAGGATGAAGCCATTCAATGGGTCAGGCTTAAAAAAATCTCCGGCAATCTTTCCGGCAACGATTCAATCCGATCAATAATGCTGAATCGATTACCAAAAATTTTTCGTACGTATTCGTCTGCATGTGGATCAAGGCTGATGCAATGGCAAAAAATGCCCTTCTCCTCCAGCTCCAGAACGGCGCGACGGGTATCTGCCAGCAAATAATCCGGATCATCCACATCGATGTCGGCCGGTTGCCCATCGGTCAGGATCAGAAGCAGGCGCTTGTCGGCAGATTGACCGGACAGATAGTGTCCGGCGTGACGCAAGGCCGCACCCATGCGCGTAGAATAGGCGGCACGGAGCGCTGCGAGCCGTGCGTAGACTGCATCCTGCCAAGGTTCAGAAAATCCCTTGATATGCCAGTAGCGCAACTCATGACGGGTGTTGGAATAAAAGCCGGAAATGGCAAAGGGGTCACCCAGGCGGTCAATCGCCCAGGCTAGCAGTGTAACGGCTTCCTGGGCCAGGGAAAGGATGGTAGGTCCTGAGCCTGCACCCTCAACCGGATCATTCAGCGATTCGGAAAGATCCAGCAGCAGACTCACCGAAAGATTCCTTCGTGCGTGGCGGAAACTTTCGTTGATGCGCGGATCGACATTTTGTCGACAGCGATAATCTACCCAGGAACGCAGCGCCCAGTCCAAATCCAGATCGGACCCCTCTTCCTGACGGCGCAGGCGTTCGCGATCCTGCGGTTTCAGCATATCCAGCAACCGTTCAAGACGCTTGGCCAAAGCAGCGTGTTTCTGCAATATCTGCAGGATATCGCTGGCAGAACCTTGGGGATGCAGATGCTCGTAGAGACTGACCCAATCCGGTAGGTAATGTTGCGATCGGTAATCCCACTCGGGATAGTGCCGGACCAGCGTCAATTCGTTTTCCGATACCGCTTCGGCCCGGCTGCTTTCTTCCTCGCTTTCCTGATCGCCATCAATGAACTGCCAGAGGTGGCGGTTGTCATCCCGGTAGGACACTTCCGTATCGGTAAAATAAATCTTGGCAAAACTGTCACTCGGCAGGCGTGTCTGAATGAGATATTCCAGGGCGAGTTCCGCAATGCTGTGGGTGCTGCCCGGTCCGTTGAGCATTTGCTCGTAAAAGCGCTGCACAAATTGCCGGAGGACGGGGTTCTGGTAACCATGCTCAGGATCAAGAACGGCTCGGGAAAACAGGGTCAAACGATGACGTATGCAGGATTCCTGCCCGGAATCGCAGGCATCTTCCTCGGGATGGGGATGCAATTGCAGCATAAGCGTCCGAAGCCCGGGGAAACGCCGCAAAATCAGGGTGTCCACGCGCGCATCTTCAAAATATTCGATGTACAAGCGCTGAAAGGGACTCCAGTTATCGGCAAGGAGCGCCTGACTGTAGCGGCGATGAGCGGCAAGATGGGCGAGGGCCAGACGGTATTGATCCAGGCCCGATATACCCTCCCGATCATGGTACAGGTCCGGCAGATGCATACCCAGGGAATCCAGGTAAGGCTGGGGCCGACGCAGATGATCAAAAGCTTCCGAATACGGGACCAGCATGGCGGGTTCATCCCAGAGGGCCCGCAAATACAGGTCCATCTCACGCTCGTGGCTGCGCAGCAGGGTCCCATCGCGCTGCTCCTGAAAAATGGCCCGACTGTCTGCACTTTGCAGGGCAAAATAATCCGTCTGACGTTCGGGGTTACTGGCATAATAGCGCAACCCGTATTCTGCCCAGGTCTGCAGTCCCTCCAGATTCACTTTTTGCAGGAGTTCGGCCGCCAGGCGAATGAATTCAGGCAAAGCGCGGCTGGGGAGAATGGCGTGGCGGCCATGGATGGAGGTGCTGCTGCGCTCGGCAATATCCGTCAACAAATCGAGATAGTCGCGAAGCAGCGTCCGGTTGGGCAAAGCCCGGGTAACGGCGGGAAGCGCCTGGAAAAACAATCCGATAACATCGCCATTGGGCGAACGCTGAATTTTCGCCACCCACTGCAAAACCGGATCAATACAGTCGTGACCGACAGCAGCGGCCACTTCCGGCCAGCCTTCCAGAAAGGCCATCACTGGCTCGGCACCCCGCCCCAATTTGCACAAAAAGCGGGCAGCATCTACATAAGCGAACAATTCCTGCTCCTGCCACTGCGCAGCGGCAACCGTGAGGCAGTCCGCAAAAACCGCCTGTACTGAACTAAAAGCACAGTCCAGATGACGCCGCCAGTAGTCCTCGTCGGGCGGAATCGCTGACCCGGTTTCTGCGTCAGTTGAAGGTGGCATCAATGGCATGCTCCAGCGTGCTGCGGATGTCCTCGTCATCCGTAATCGGGTCCATCAGCGCCATCCGGCAGGCGCGTGTTGCGGGCACCCCATCGGCAATGAGCGATGCCGCATAAACCAGCAAGCGTGTCGATATCCCTTCATCCATGCCATGTCCTTTCAAATTGCGAGAGCTTTTGGCCAGGGCAACCAGTTGTTCCGCAGTCTGTTCAGGAATACCCACTTCACGGACCAGGATTTCTGTTTCCACCTTTGTTTCCGGATAATCAAAGCGAAAAGCGGCGAAACGCTGCTTGGTGGACTGTTTGAGGTCCTTCATCAAGGACTGATATCCCGGATTGTAGGAAATCACCAGCTGGAAATCGGCGTGCGCCTGAATCAGTTCCCCTTTTTTGTCCAGCGGGAGCTGGCGACGATGGTCAGTCAGGGGGTGGATGACCACGGTACTATCCTGTCGGGCTTCGACAATTTCATCCAGATAGCAGATGGCACCATAGCGAGCCGCCACCGTGAGCGGACCATCCTGCCAGCGGGTACCCTCTGCATCCAGGAGCCAGCGGCCCACCAGATCTGCAGCGGTCATATCTTCATTGCAAGCCACCGTGATCAGGGGCTTGCCCAGTTTCCAGGCCATGTATTCGACGAATCGGGATTTGCCGCAGCCCGTGGGGCCTTTGATCATGACCGGCAAACGCCGGGCATAGGCAGCGGTAAACAGGGCAATCTCATCCCCTTGCGGATGATAATAAGGTTCCTTGTTGACCATGTAATCGTATACCGGATTACCAGGATTCATGTGCAGATCTCCATTCCAGCGGTAGCTGGAATCACGCAAAAAGAAAACAGGCCGAAATCTGCAAACGGCGAGATTTCGGCCTACGGCATTGGGTGATGACTCACCGCTACAACAATACCTTATCGATGCGCACCGATTTTATCCCGCCAACCCGGGTAAAGTTGATCCGCATCTTGCGGGAAGGACGCAAAAGCACCCGCAAACTCCTTGTGCTCCTTGGCCCATTCAATGGGATCCGCCTTGGCTTTCCAGCATTCATAGGCCTGGCGCAGGGAGATGGCTCCGGCCGCCGGGCTGTCGATGTGACCGTAGGAGCCACCGCCGGCAGTATTGATCACGTTGCCGTGGCCCAGATTCTCGAAAAATCCGGGCAGGCGCAGTGCGTTCATGCCACCAGAAATGATCGGTGTAGTGGGTTTCATGCCATACCACTTCTGGTAGTACACCGGACCCTGACACTCATCGCGTTCAATCATGTAAGCGATGTTGCGATCGTCATTTTCGCCTTCCATTTTGCCGTAACCCATGGTACCGACGTGGATGCCGGATGCCCCCTGCAGACGGGAAATTTTAGCCAGCACGAAAGCAGTGTATCCGCGCAGGGCTGAGGGTGAGGTGATCATGCCATGTCCGGCCCGGTGATAATGGAGATATTGGCCGGGATATTGGCGGCGTGCCGTCGTGATCATGCCGGGACCACCGACAAAACCGTCCACGAGGAAGGCCACTTTGTCAGCGTCCGGACCAAAAATACCGAGAATATAGTCAGCACGGGCACACATTTCATAATGATCATCGGCCGTGATATTGGCGGAAAAAAGCTTGGGCTGCCCGGTCTTGTCCATGGCACGCTTCATCGCATCGGCAACCAGCGGAATGGTTTTTTTCAAGGGAGAAAACACCTGATTTCCCTGAGGCTCATCGTTCTTGATGAAATCACCGCCCAACCAGAACTGATAAGCGGCTTCCGCAAAGGGTTCCGGCCGCAGGCCGAGTTTCGGCTTGATGATGGTGCCGGCAATATAACCGCCATCTTTGATGGGCCGACCCAGAATCCGCCATAAATCAGAAATATCCCTGGCAGGACCATCAAAGAGTTGTATCGCCCGGGGCGGGAAAAAGATATCGATCATTTTGGCATGCGCAATATCCCCCATGCCCTGGTTATTACCGATAGCCAGCGTGAGAAAGGACACAATCATCATGCGCCCGTCGAGAATATTGCGGTCAAACAGATCCATAGGATAGGCAATACGCATATCCTCGGTGGCTTCGTCAATGTGATAAACCAGAGCATCCACGCCCTTGGTGAAATCATCTGTAGTCGATACTTCCACATTGGTTCCGGTTGAGGATTCCGCCGCAAAGTGCGCGGCTGATGCAAGATAGCCATATCCTGCTTTGGGTTTCATTTTGTAGGCAACCAGTATGTGCTTGCCACCGGCGATCAGATCTTCTTCGCGCAAAGAGAGATCGGCATAACGTGAGGACTGGTCCATGTTCCGTTCCTTAAATTGATTGAGAAGTCAACAGACAGTACACTATAAAAATCATTATAAAAAACGATTAATTCATATGCGTATAATAGATAAAATATATTATTAAGGCCGCAGCCCCTGCACTTAAGGAGATCCATTCATGAGAAACCTGACCCTGCGCCAACTGGAGATTCTGGGCATGTTAGAAGCGACTGGATCCTACACGAAAGCCGCCAACCAGTTGCATCTCACTCAATCAGCGGTGTATCTGCAGGTACGCAAACTCGAACAGGAAATTGGTTTGCCCGTGACCGAACAGGTCGGCAAAAAAGTCTACCTGACCGATGCCGGAGCACAGGTTCTCCGCTCCGGCGCACTAATCGGTACAGAACTGGAAAACCTGAAACGCTCTCTGGAGCATTTACGGGATATAGAAGACGGACTCCTCCGCATTTCCGTGACCTCCACCGCCAATGCTTTTGCCGTGGAATTGCTTTCCCGATTTTTGAATAAACATCCCCGGGTCAAAATCCATTTAAACATTGCCAACCGCAAAGACGTCCTCGCAGGACTCGAACGTAATGACGTAGACATGGCCATCATGGGCGAGCCGTCTCCGGCGCTGGACCTGGTTGCCCTGCCCTTTCATCGTAATTATCTGATTCTGGTTGCTTCGTCCAATCATCCCCTGGCTTGGCAAAAAAACATTCCGCAAGCTGAAATTGTTAAGGAACCCTTTGTGTTGCGGGAGCCTGGATCGGGAACGCGGGAGACCGTATTGCGCTATTTTTCCGAACAGGGATTGCACATCAAGGAAGGGGTGATCATGGACAGTAATGAATCCATCAAACAGGCGGTGACTGTTGGTATGGGGATTGGTTTTCTCGCGCGCCACAGTGTCGTGGTAAAAATAGCAGCAGGTTATCTGCGCGAACTTTCTGTGGAGGGGTTTCCTTTGCAGAGAGCCTGGCATCTGGTGCACCGCAAAGGCAAGCATCTGGCCCCTGCACCGCAGGCATTTAAAGAGTTTCTACTGCAGCATCAATATGTCAGAACCATCGAAGAGCAGGGACAAATTATCAACTGATTGTGGCTGGTGATGCTGGCCGTGCTGCTCTGATGCCATCACAACACGTATAGCCGACTCAATTTTTGGATCAGTTTGTGGGCCGTACTATTCAGGGAAACATCATGCAATGCACTCATCCTCCGCGCTCTTTCGGATATTTTCCTGGCTAGTCGTGGAAATTGATCCCCCTTGTATGCAAAGAGAATCTTGTTGCCGGATTTTTCCGCATCCACAACAATGACCTGATCATCAAAGCTGGTCTGAATACGACTGATATAGGCATCCATCCGCGCATCACTATTGAGCAAATTGACCACCAGTACACCGTAATTGCGCAGGTTGGCATAGCAATGGTCATAGAAGCGGGTAGTACATAATTCTTCGGCTTGGCCATTACGATTGAAGCCGTCTAGCAAAAGAACATCATTGGTTTTTGGATTTTCTCTGACATATTCGGCACCGTCAGCGCAGAGCACCTGAAAACCGGGGCCATCCGGCGGAATGTGAAAGCGGTCACGCAATGCAATCACCTCCGGATTGATTTCCACCGCCGTAAACTGCGCGTCGGGAAGATGACGCCGGCAATATTTGGCAAGTGACCCGCCTCCCAGACCAATCATGGCGATATGTTTGGGTTTGGGATGAAACAGCAAAAATCCCATCATGGTTCGGGTATAGCCGAGGACGAGACAATCCGGATCGCTCTTATGCATCATGCTTTGCGTTGCCGAATAGTCGAATCCTAGCGATACCAGCCGATAATCTTCCTGGACGATAGGTTCGTTCTGATGACCAGCCTCTGTTTCTTTGTCCGAAGGAGATCGGGATGGTACAGGGTAGTTCATGGAGCGATGATGAGATGCGCTTGCTGATCAGTAGGCATGTTTTCGATTCTAGCGCTTGCTGGCAACATGAATCTGCGAGCGTAGCCATTCTTCAATAATGCGATCCCTGGTCTGGAGCGTACGTAAACCATCGCGAATGACTTCACTTTCACTGGCATACTCACCGGAAGCGACCTTGTCCTTGATGAAACGAACCATTTCCAGAGGTAAGGTAATACTCATCTGCTGCGTGGATCGCATGGTCAGGGGCCTCTTCCTACTGGTATTGAGTAGGATATAATCCTACCATGTACTCACCGTTTTGCGTACCCCGGATGAGGAAACAGGAAACCGATGTCCGAATCAGCACAAAAATTTTTTTGGTGGGAAGGCGATGTTCTGGTTGTCAATATTTTGGGGAAACCCAATGCCTCCCGCGATGTCATTGGCAAACCCAAGGGTAACCAACTCAAAGTCAGCGTCACCGCAAAACCCCAGGATGGTCGCGCCACCGATCATATGCTGCGCTTTTTGGCCCGGGAGTTTGATGTCCCCCCTTCTTCCATCGAAGTCGTATTTGGGCGAATGAATGTGAACAAACAGCTCAGAATACCTTGCCCTAAACGTTTACCCGCAGTTTTTCAGATTCAGACTTCCCTGTTGGAATAATTATGGCATATGCTCTGAACCTATCTCATCGATCATGGCCTATCCCATGATCATCCGGGTTGCCCATCCTTGAAACCATTAGGATATTATGTAATATTGTATTGAATTGCTTAAATACTGAACAGGTAATCATTCTACCGATGTAAAGCTTTCTCCCCCCTAGCTGTAACTCAACTTATGGAAAAGCTTCCATAAATCTCATCTGTGTAGTTATTTTTTAAGTTTTGCTGCTTCTTGCTGGTGTAACCGGGGCTGAACTCCGATTGCCACATACAGAATACGCATTCTCGCCTTGGAGAAGACATCTATGCGTGCTATGTCACGATTTGAAGAAAACAAAACGAATATCCTGAGTGGAATAGTCGTCGCTTTGGCATTAGTTCCTGAAGCCATTGCCTTTGCTTTTGTCGCCCATGTTCCGCCGCTAACCGGATTGTATGCTGCCTTTATTCTCGTATTGATTACTTCCATTATGGGCGGTCGGCCAGGCATGGTCTCCGGTGCCAGTGGTGCCACGGCAGTGGTGATGGTGGCGCTGGTGGTGACCCATGGCTTTGAGTATCTGTTTGCTGCTGTGGTTCTTATGGGGCTGCTGCAAATTGTTTTTGCCCTCGCCAAACTGAGCAAGTACGCAAGAATGATTCCTCATCAGGTCAATCTGGGATTCATTAATGGTCTGGCCATTGTGATTTTTCTGGCACAGCTGGATCATTTCAAAGTCCCCTCCGCCACAGGTGCTGAGCACTGGATGCAGGGTACGCAGCTTTACACCATGATTGGTCTGGTGGCCTTGACCATGCTGGTGATTTATTTGTTTCCTCGCTTGACCAAAGCCTTTCCGGCGACCCTTGCCGGCGCCTTGGTGGTTACATTCGTAGTGATCATCTTCCATATCCCAACTACTACGGTAGGCGATGTGGCGCATTTAGCGGGTGGATTGCCGACGTTTCACGTACCTAATGTACCGTTAGACTGGCATACACTGGAGATCATTTTTCCCTACTCGCTGATCATGGCAGCAAACGGACTGGTAGAAACC harbors:
- a CDS encoding hydrogenase 4 subunit F; protein product: MIIFWVLVLAGAGVPLLAFLGSGRRGARLFLLLNFLVLIACVVMSVQVATEGIIRAGGDEFRVDAFSLLLALVNSTVGFSIAWFSHSYFLKEVQHHGLSAGQQKLYHSMFQLFLFTMLLAVLTNNMGILWVALEGATLSSVLLVSLMRKPQGLEAAWKYFVLCGVGLAMALLGTVLLYFAAEPALGAGSDALLWSQLHAHSAALNSGVLTIAFIFVLVGFGTKVGLAPLHSWLPDAHAAGPSSASAALSALLLNVALYAILRFKSLLSGPVAGPFTGHLLMGFGLLTLLLAAFSMFRQQDVKRLFAYSSMEHMALITFAFGLGGPLAVFAGMLHMLGHSLAKSSVFFATGQASQEAGTQDISALNGLMHSRPVLGWSVLLSVLAILGMPPGSLFFSEILILASAVQQSWQTLPFLLLGLGTVFAAIYPRLQSMLLAPANSLPHRQSGVGGLLPVFFQISLVVILGVAIPGQIELWLHDVAGIVQ
- a CDS encoding helix-turn-helix domain-containing protein; this translates as MKQLAQRLRQLREDRQLSLRALGEMAGVSSSALSQIEAAQVSPSIATLEKICTALGLRIAALLDEPDSEASPLILRAGQRRRVYSSGSHATIEPLARGFSRKKMQPLLVTLDAGGECGDHPYSSADGEEFAMLIKGSARFEQQGSSFDLDEGDAVYYDPRLSHNWHNLHELASVLLIVVAQ
- the hyfB gene encoding hydrogenase 4 subunit B, translating into MNSGDCLLWVLYASLLSLLPTVLVAIPALPIRWKRSLGFLLTVAFCLLLIVVGMHALASPALHASIPGPLTDLAWQFTLDPLSGFFLLVLGSVGFAASLHAIGYFHHGSQSKLKQVLLPYPVFVTAMVWVLLAANAYTFLVAWELMALSSTFLILVEGQDQRRQQAAYLYLLIAHLGALALFVAFALLSHGDLISNGNFQRMAQLSDSPIVANAVFGLTLLGFGAKLGLLPLHAWLPEAHPAAPSPVSALMSGAMLPVAVYGLLRIDWQILPAGAGWWGPLWLGLGLSSALFAVLYSALQTDMKRLLAYSSMENMGLILIALGLSRIFAEQNLWPLAALALIAGLFQVLNHAFFKSLLFLGSGSVLHATGTLEMSHLGGLIRSMPQTAFLVLIGIFALAGLPPLNGFASEWLLLQAFLLAPSLPSGMLRAILPLAAAGVVLVTAVAAFAIVKFYGIAFLGRARSAVAKQEAGIWERASMAFLALFCVLLGVFPGRVVDSLSHITALLLHGSQIAHQSALALTPISAQRASYLPGVFLLGIALSIAVVFVLVWWRFGRSLRRAPIWSCGFAADYSAQTQDSPTGFSQPLLRIFGVSLSTLINRQGGRNTLPVQIPDPFWKGFYLPWGRVTLWIAGGISRLQHGRITSYLLYSFLTLIVLLVFFR
- a CDS encoding respiratory chain complex I subunit 1 family protein, which codes for MTSLISWRDQCFQILFVVAAAPLLAGWLQTVRALLQNRRSAGILQPYRDLFRLFHKETLIPEQSSWLFQFAPYVMFGAKIMAVAIVPIIANGLPLASAADVIALVGLLAVARIFQVLAAMDTGTAFGSYGAHREMLISALAEPALLAALFTASLLARSTSLVQIVHLSQIQLFSIHPSMVFAAIAFGFVLLVENARIPMDNPATHLELTMIHEAMVLEYSGRHLALLEWAAQLKLFLYMTIGFALFLPWGIAAKPSLTSLVIAAGLVLVKLFFAVVVLALVETLLAKKRLFRVPEFAITGFLFGVIGLLSHFMLGS
- a CDS encoding formate hydrogenlyase; the encoded protein is MHSILAHSAIISPVLRILAAWMLVLSFALLAQRRLLSLIRLLAWQGVTLAVGTALVAQLTGDPILWVSAVLTLSIKGILMPYVLHYLLRRLQVRGDVEMTLNVPSTQLLGILLVVFAFSIAAPLDGYLPAATHGMLGIALAAFLLSFLMMITRRKAISQIVGFLAMDNALFFAATSATLGMPLIVELGIALDTLIGLVVIGVFFFQIRDTFDSLDLHYLEHIREDK